In one Nitrososphaera viennensis EN76 genomic region, the following are encoded:
- a CDS encoding MinD/ParA family ATP-binding protein, giving the protein MATKCVAFHSYKGGTGKTTIAANCAALLAKKGFKVALLDLDVYAPSLYTYFGSEPEKWLNDYLLGDAAVEDVMTDVTETVREYTRKHDNDIKNVMRDGGKLWIGFCSMRKEEVYKLDSSTVESSKSQLRRFILLREQLISNYGPDYIIIDTSPGIRYWSINALAVADALFLTLKMGDIDIEGTNKLASEIYSSLTKYGTRSFLLLNRVAGYCVPEARFAGSSAGRMTMIEEGSADIAGVLAGKTGMEVISSIPCYCDIQFSRKEFLTALVQPGHPFTKQVERLIEAMQIKV; this is encoded by the coding sequence ATGGCCACCAAGTGCGTCGCCTTTCATTCTTACAAGGGGGGCACTGGCAAGACGACCATCGCCGCAAACTGCGCCGCGCTCTTGGCAAAAAAAGGCTTCAAGGTGGCGCTCCTTGACCTTGACGTCTATGCGCCAAGCCTCTACACCTATTTTGGAAGCGAGCCAGAAAAGTGGCTCAACGACTACCTCCTCGGCGACGCAGCAGTGGAAGACGTCATGACCGACGTCACGGAGACTGTCCGCGAATACACCCGGAAACATGATAATGATATAAAGAACGTCATGAGGGACGGCGGAAAGCTGTGGATCGGCTTTTGCAGCATGCGAAAGGAGGAGGTCTACAAGCTGGACAGCAGCACGGTTGAATCGTCAAAGTCGCAACTGCGCAGGTTCATACTCTTGCGCGAGCAGCTCATCTCCAACTACGGCCCGGATTACATCATAATCGACACCAGCCCCGGCATACGGTACTGGTCCATCAACGCGCTTGCCGTGGCCGACGCGCTCTTTCTCACCCTGAAGATGGGCGACATTGACATCGAGGGCACGAACAAGCTCGCCTCCGAGATATACAGCTCGCTGACAAAGTACGGCACGAGGTCGTTCCTGCTGCTGAACAGGGTGGCAGGCTACTGCGTGCCCGAAGCCCGTTTTGCGGGCAGCAGTGCCGGTAGGATGACGATGATTGAAGAAGGGAGCGCAGACATTGCCGGCGTGCTTGCCGGCAAGACGGGCATGGAAGTCATTTCCTCGATACCGTGCTATTGCGACATACAGTTCAGCAGGAAGGAGTTCCTGACTGCCCTTGTGCAGCCGGGCCACCCGTTCACAAAGCAGGTGGAAAGGCTCATCGAGGCCATGCAGATCAAAGTTTAA
- a CDS encoding cytochrome c biogenesis CcdA family protein, translated as MVVETSVLVSALAGAGSFFSPCILPILPAFISYLSGTTLSEVQNQNRDQGQGQQASAAGGGSSSSSSVTLKRSTRLNIFLNTVYFVLGFSLVFAVLGVIFNSVLAGAGAGFQGTLQAAGGIVIIVFGAYLILSTKIAKLNFEKRMTNLPKFKTSYITSFVFGAAFASGWTPCVGPILGSTLALAATSPGAAYNSLLAYAIGLGVPFLITGAFFSQATGVIRRMVRHLKYFNLIMGGVLILLGILVFTNQLAAIANFPLADQIINLERGI; from the coding sequence GTGGTAGTAGAGACAAGCGTGCTTGTATCCGCGCTTGCAGGCGCAGGTTCGTTCTTTTCGCCGTGCATACTTCCAATACTGCCGGCGTTCATTTCGTACCTTTCTGGCACGACTCTATCGGAGGTGCAGAACCAGAATCGGGACCAAGGTCAGGGTCAGCAGGCATCAGCTGCCGGTGGCGGCTCATCATCGTCATCATCAGTCACGTTAAAGCGCTCTACGCGCCTCAACATCTTTCTCAACACCGTGTATTTCGTGCTGGGCTTTTCGCTCGTTTTTGCGGTGCTCGGCGTCATTTTTAATTCGGTGCTTGCCGGCGCTGGCGCAGGCTTTCAGGGCACGCTGCAGGCAGCCGGCGGCATAGTGATCATCGTTTTTGGAGCCTACCTCATACTCTCCACAAAGATTGCAAAACTCAATTTTGAAAAGCGCATGACAAACCTCCCGAAATTCAAGACCAGCTACATCACTTCGTTTGTCTTTGGGGCGGCGTTTGCGTCGGGGTGGACGCCGTGCGTCGGGCCTATCCTTGGAAGCACGCTTGCCCTTGCCGCAACTTCGCCGGGGGCCGCGTACAATTCGCTCCTTGCTTATGCCATCGGCCTTGGCGTGCCGTTTCTGATAACGGGCGCGTTCTTTTCGCAGGCGACCGGCGTCATCCGCAGGATGGTCAGGCACCTGAAGTATTTCAACCTGATAATGGGAGGCGTGCTCATCCTGCTGGGCATACTGGTGTTCACCAACCAGCTGGCAGCCATTGCCAACTTTCCGCTTGCCGACCAGATAATCAACCTGGAGAGGGGGATTTGA
- a CDS encoding ArsR/SmtB family transcription factor yields MTDPDARRLLWFLFAGSRGGENRIKIIGLLKERPYNTNQLAEAMGLDYKAIQHHIHVLEKNNMVTRAGEKYGVLYFISPYLEHNIGAFDEVRAAIDKKMGSSSNKRSGKK; encoded by the coding sequence ATGACCGACCCGGACGCCCGGCGCCTCTTGTGGTTCCTCTTTGCCGGCTCCCGGGGCGGCGAAAACCGGATCAAGATCATAGGCCTCTTGAAGGAAAGGCCGTACAACACGAACCAGCTTGCAGAGGCGATGGGCCTCGACTACAAGGCCATCCAGCACCACATACACGTGCTGGAGAAAAACAACATGGTCACAAGGGCAGGCGAAAAGTACGGCGTGCTTTACTTCATATCGCCGTACCTTGAGCACAACATCGGCGCGTTTGACGAGGTCAGGGCAGCCATCGACAAGAAAATGGGAAGCAGTAGCAATAAAAGATCTGGAAAAAAGTAA
- a CDS encoding redoxin domain-containing protein, whose amino-acid sequence MNRDSASALAVGVAVVVLIAGFGFYFNSPELNSKASAGPGEIIPAGTANIAKTHADKSQFKQAPELAGISNYINSQPFKLADLKGKVVLVDFWTYSCINCIRTIPYLNAWYEKYADHGLVIVGVSTPEFDFEKNPENVQAAVEKFGIKYPVVQDNDRGTWNAYQNRYWPHKFLVDDEGFVRYDHIGEGSYEETEQVIQSLLQERAANLGQNATINASSSSTTTTPVKPEGAQSVDFGRINTPELYFGYKFARANLGNPEGFDPGKVVKYTLPDDVDDIQPNIIYLSGDWLNNPDSMELKSHTGRIVLEYSAKSVNIVAGGAGKAYVSEDGHAVGPDRGADVNENNIADISGQRLYNLATHGGYARHTLVIDVVGEGFTVYTFTFG is encoded by the coding sequence ATGAACCGCGACAGCGCAAGCGCCCTTGCCGTGGGCGTCGCGGTGGTGGTGCTCATCGCCGGCTTTGGCTTTTACTTCAACAGCCCCGAGCTGAACAGCAAGGCGTCGGCAGGCCCGGGTGAAATAATCCCGGCAGGCACCGCCAATATTGCAAAAACGCACGCGGACAAGTCGCAATTCAAGCAGGCACCAGAGCTTGCAGGCATCTCCAACTACATCAACTCGCAGCCGTTCAAGCTTGCCGACCTGAAGGGCAAGGTGGTGCTCGTCGATTTCTGGACGTACAGCTGCATCAACTGCATCCGCACTATTCCGTATCTGAACGCGTGGTATGAAAAGTACGCCGACCACGGGCTGGTCATTGTAGGAGTCAGCACGCCTGAGTTTGACTTTGAAAAGAATCCCGAAAACGTCCAGGCCGCGGTGGAAAAGTTCGGGATAAAGTACCCCGTCGTGCAGGACAACGACCGTGGCACGTGGAACGCCTACCAGAACCGCTACTGGCCGCACAAGTTCCTTGTAGACGACGAAGGGTTCGTCCGGTACGACCACATCGGCGAGGGCAGCTACGAGGAGACAGAGCAAGTCATCCAATCGTTGTTGCAAGAGCGCGCGGCAAACCTGGGCCAGAACGCAACCATAAACGCGTCATCATCATCAACAACAACAACCCCTGTCAAGCCAGAGGGCGCGCAGAGCGTCGACTTTGGCAGGATAAACACGCCCGAGCTTTACTTTGGCTACAAGTTTGCCCGCGCAAACCTCGGAAACCCGGAGGGCTTTGACCCCGGCAAGGTGGTGAAATACACGCTGCCGGACGACGTCGACGACATCCAGCCAAACATCATCTACCTTTCCGGCGACTGGCTCAACAACCCCGACAGCATGGAGCTGAAAAGCCACACCGGAAGGATAGTGCTAGAGTACTCGGCCAAGTCCGTCAACATCGTCGCCGGCGGGGCCGGCAAGGCGTACGTGTCAGAAGACGGCCATGCAGTGGGGCCTGACAGGGGCGCCGACGTCAATGAAAATAACATAGCTGACATCAGCGGCCAGCGCCTCTACAACCTTGCGACACACGGGGGCTATGCCCGCCACACTCTTGTCATAGACGTGGTGGGGGAGGGATTCACGGTCTACACCTTTACCTTTGGATAA
- a CDS encoding DUF7504 family protein, with the protein MVKSVHDEEKKEVIPGRRHVFFKGALPRGAFLLTGPAGSGKTMYCMQFLRDGIAAGERCVYVSLDPLFSEEKFKRLVGSQEAEVVLFVAPTTTTIAASSSSARSGKKAKDPAGAAAVLLEQVRGSVAASSGAPARVAVDSITHLLPHFSESEVLEFVAGLASALRNAGAMAVVTLTTTPSRDLSDTVASLLDGTLQIKLEDEGKELARSLRLLAVRGTYHNPVWARFSITQEGSLAFGQDEQEQAELAMTICKLCDKPIAGKVAYDAEDAPFHPHCLETYRKLSDIYGSSVIHPAAIPVGVVNASFFFIDIVGLSDPSLSVEKQIKKIENLNRLISSCDAVAKAPRDKRIILPTGDGMAIGFLMNPELPLQLSMQLHRKLGVFNRGAAGAGEAIGVRIGLSAGPVFVVSDINGNQNVWGPGIILARRVMDIGDDRHILLADSLAEQLINLKDEYRATIKLVSPKFTIKHGQAIKVYSASGADFGNPKVPARLAS; encoded by the coding sequence TTGGTCAAATCCGTGCACGATGAAGAAAAAAAAGAAGTGATCCCCGGCCGGCGCCACGTTTTTTTCAAGGGCGCGCTCCCACGGGGAGCCTTTTTGCTCACCGGGCCTGCCGGCTCGGGCAAGACTATGTACTGCATGCAGTTTCTGCGCGACGGGATTGCGGCAGGGGAGCGCTGCGTGTATGTCAGCCTCGACCCGCTCTTTTCCGAGGAGAAATTCAAAAGACTGGTTGGGAGCCAGGAGGCGGAAGTAGTGCTGTTTGTTGCGCCCACCACCACTACTATCGCCGCCTCCTCTTCCTCTGCCAGGAGCGGAAAAAAAGCAAAGGATCCGGCCGGCGCAGCGGCGGTCCTGCTGGAGCAGGTGCGCGGCTCTGTTGCTGCTTCTTCCGGCGCGCCGGCAAGAGTCGCTGTCGACTCTATCACCCACCTCCTCCCCCACTTTTCAGAAAGCGAGGTGCTAGAGTTTGTCGCAGGGCTTGCCAGTGCTTTGAGAAACGCTGGCGCAATGGCAGTAGTCACGCTCACGACCACGCCTTCAAGGGACCTGTCTGACACCGTCGCGTCGCTCTTGGACGGCACGCTGCAGATAAAGCTTGAGGACGAGGGAAAAGAGCTTGCAAGGAGCCTGCGGCTGCTTGCAGTCAGGGGGACGTACCACAACCCCGTCTGGGCAAGGTTCTCGATAACACAAGAAGGCTCCCTGGCGTTTGGGCAGGATGAACAGGAACAGGCAGAGCTGGCGATGACAATATGCAAGCTGTGCGACAAGCCTATCGCGGGCAAGGTGGCTTATGACGCAGAAGACGCCCCGTTCCACCCGCACTGCCTTGAAACGTACAGGAAGCTGAGCGACATTTACGGCTCAAGCGTGATCCACCCTGCCGCCATTCCCGTCGGCGTCGTAAACGCCAGCTTTTTCTTCATAGACATCGTCGGGCTTTCGGACCCTTCGCTGTCAGTGGAAAAGCAGATCAAAAAGATAGAGAACCTCAACAGGCTCATCAGCTCCTGCGACGCTGTTGCAAAGGCGCCAAGGGACAAGAGGATAATCCTCCCCACCGGGGACGGGATGGCCATCGGCTTTCTGATGAACCCCGAGCTTCCCCTGCAGCTGAGCATGCAGCTGCACCGCAAGCTGGGCGTTTTTAACAGGGGCGCCGCCGGCGCCGGGGAGGCCATCGGCGTCAGGATAGGGCTGAGCGCAGGCCCGGTGTTCGTGGTGTCCGACATCAACGGCAACCAGAACGTGTGGGGCCCCGGCATCATCCTTGCGCGCAGGGTGATGGACATCGGCGACGACAGGCACATACTCCTGGCAGACAGCCTGGCAGAGCAGCTGATAAACCTGAAAGACGAGTACAGGGCGACAATAAAGCTGGTGAGCCCGAAATTTACGATCAAGCACGGGCAGGCGATCAAGGTGTACTCGGCATCGGGCGCGGACTTTGGCAACCCCAAAGTGCCCGCAAGGCTTGCTAGCTAG